A window from Acidobacteriota bacterium encodes these proteins:
- the rsmH gene encoding 16S rRNA (cytosine(1402)-N(4))-methyltransferase RsmH, with product MASARSADASPHVPIMVAEVLRHLRPSPDDVAVDCTLGGGGHALAILDRVMPGGRFLGLDVDPGALGLAEARIRAAGHGPDTATVVHADFRRLPTVMDAAGMTAANLVLVDLGVSAMQHDTPARGFSYKHPGPLDLRMDQTTGVPAWQRLASFDRDALAAVLTANADEPHADLLARLIVERRPETTHALERLIRVGLRGALPDLPRADVKMSIRRTFQALRILVNDEFAALDELLRVLPSCLRPGARAVFLTFHSGEDRRVKNALREGLRAGTYATIADPVVRSAKAETFANRRAASAKLRWAVVRA from the coding sequence ATGGCATCCGCGCGCAGTGCCGACGCGTCGCCGCACGTGCCGATCATGGTGGCGGAGGTCCTGCGCCACCTTCGTCCATCGCCCGACGACGTGGCGGTCGACTGCACGCTCGGCGGTGGCGGCCACGCGCTCGCGATTCTCGATCGAGTGATGCCGGGGGGCCGCTTCCTGGGGCTCGACGTCGACCCCGGCGCACTCGGTCTTGCGGAGGCGCGTATCCGCGCGGCAGGTCATGGCCCGGATACCGCCACGGTGGTGCACGCCGACTTCAGGCGGCTGCCGACCGTGATGGACGCGGCAGGCATGACCGCCGCGAATCTGGTCCTCGTCGATCTGGGCGTGTCGGCCATGCAGCACGACACGCCCGCACGCGGGTTCAGCTACAAGCACCCGGGCCCGCTGGATCTCCGGATGGATCAGACGACAGGCGTGCCTGCCTGGCAGCGCCTCGCGTCGTTCGATCGCGACGCCCTTGCGGCGGTGCTGACCGCCAACGCCGACGAACCACACGCCGATCTCCTCGCGCGCCTCATCGTCGAGCGGCGTCCGGAGACCACGCACGCGCTGGAGCGACTGATACGGGTCGGCCTGCGTGGCGCCCTTCCGGATCTGCCGCGCGCGGACGTCAAGATGTCGATCCGCCGCACGTTCCAGGCGCTGCGCATCTTGGTGAACGACGAGTTCGCGGCACTCGACGAACTCCTTCGCGTCCTGCCCTCGTGCCTGCGTCCCGGCGCCCGCGCGGTGTTTCTCACGTTCCATTCAGGCGAAGACAGACGCGTGAAGAATGCCTTACGCGAAGGCCTGCGTGCCGGCACCTACGCAACGATCGCCGACCCCGTCGTCAGATCGGCGAAGGCGGAGACCTTCGCGAACCGCCGCGCCGCGTCGGCGAAGCTCCGCTGGGCCGTCGTACGCGCGTGA
- a CDS encoding ATP-binding protein, whose translation MAIERREHAARVTRLLARFPVVAILGARQVGKTTLARQVARMSGRRTVWFDLEDPADRARLTDPRLALAGLQGLVVLDEIQFRPELFPALRVLADRRPRRVRFLVLGSASPSLLRQSSETLAGRIAYHELPGFSLDEVGVSRLDRLWLRGGFPLAFLARSDADSLTWRQAFVRTFVERDLPSLGVGVAAETMRRFWSMIAHRHAQVWNASEIGRSFGVADTTARGYLDVLTDALVVRQLRPWFENMGKRQVKAPKVFIRDSGLLHTLLNLQTVRDVEGHPSLGASWEGFIIDQVVQRLGAGSNEIHFWRTHTGAELDLLVVRGKRRLGFEVKRTSAPGVTPSMRSALSDLGLTSLTVVHAGDDSFPLMPRIRAVSASALISELHPL comes from the coding sequence ATGGCGATCGAACGTCGCGAGCACGCCGCGCGCGTGACCCGACTGCTGGCGCGCTTCCCCGTCGTCGCCATCCTCGGTGCCAGGCAGGTCGGCAAGACGACGCTGGCGAGGCAGGTCGCGCGGATGTCAGGCCGTCGCACCGTGTGGTTCGACCTGGAGGATCCCGCCGACAGAGCGCGCCTCACGGATCCGCGCCTCGCGCTCGCCGGGCTTCAGGGGCTCGTCGTGCTCGACGAGATCCAGTTCCGGCCCGAGCTGTTTCCGGCACTTCGGGTGCTGGCAGACAGGCGCCCGCGCCGAGTTCGCTTCCTGGTTCTCGGGAGCGCGTCGCCGTCTCTCCTGCGGCAGTCGTCCGAAACGCTGGCCGGCCGGATCGCCTACCACGAACTTCCCGGCTTCTCTCTCGACGAGGTCGGCGTCAGCCGACTCGATCGACTGTGGCTGCGCGGCGGATTCCCGCTGGCGTTCCTCGCGCGCTCCGATGCCGACAGCCTGACATGGCGACAGGCGTTCGTGAGGACGTTCGTCGAACGCGATCTGCCGTCGCTGGGTGTCGGTGTCGCCGCCGAGACGATGCGGCGATTCTGGTCGATGATCGCGCACCGCCATGCGCAGGTGTGGAACGCGTCCGAGATAGGACGTTCGTTCGGTGTCGCGGACACCACGGCGCGTGGATACCTCGACGTGCTCACCGATGCGCTCGTGGTGAGGCAACTGCGTCCGTGGTTCGAGAACATGGGCAAGCGTCAGGTGAAGGCGCCGAAGGTGTTCATCCGTGATTCGGGGCTGCTGCACACCTTGCTCAATCTCCAGACGGTGCGTGATGTCGAAGGTCATCCGTCGCTCGGCGCGTCGTGGGAGGGATTCATCATCGACCAGGTCGTCCAGCGTCTCGGAGCCGGGTCGAACGAGATCCATTTCTGGCGGACGCACACCGGCGCCGAACTCGATCTGCTCGTCGTGCGCGGCAAGCGGCGGCTGGGATTCGAGGTCAAGCGGACGTCAGCACCCGGCGTGACGCCGTCGATGCGCTCGGCGCTGAGCGATCTCGGACTGACGTCGCTCACTGTCGTACACGCTGGGGATGATTCGTTCCCGTTGATGCCGCGCATCAGAGCCGTCAGCGCATCAGCCCTGATCAGTGAACTCCACCCGTTGTAG
- a CDS encoding GNAT family N-acetyltransferase has translation MTIRAAGTQDAPAIWSMLEPVVRAGETYALDRDMSETDALAYWMGPDKETFVAEDDGTVVGTYYPGRNQAGGGSHVCTCGYVTDPAATRRGVARRMGEHSIAHARAGGYRAMQFDFVVSSNERAVRLWQSLGFDVVGRLPGAFHHPMLGPVDALVMFRCL, from the coding sequence ATCACGATTCGTGCGGCAGGGACGCAGGATGCCCCGGCCATCTGGTCGATGCTCGAACCCGTTGTCCGTGCGGGTGAGACGTATGCGCTCGACAGGGACATGAGCGAAACTGACGCGCTCGCGTACTGGATGGGGCCTGACAAGGAGACGTTCGTCGCTGAAGACGATGGGACCGTCGTCGGCACGTACTACCCGGGACGCAATCAGGCCGGTGGCGGCAGCCACGTCTGCACCTGCGGTTACGTGACCGATCCAGCGGCGACACGACGTGGCGTGGCGCGACGGATGGGCGAGCACTCGATCGCGCATGCGCGCGCCGGGGGCTATCGCGCCATGCAGTTCGACTTCGTCGTGTCGAGCAACGAGCGAGCCGTGCGGTTGTGGCAGTCACTGGGATTCGACGTCGTCGGACGACTGCCCGGGGCTTTTCATCACCCAATGCTCGGCCCTGTCGACGCTCTCGTGATGTTCCGGTGTCTCTGA
- a CDS encoding AMP-binding protein produces MSLLDLYDLSLRGRAATPALDVIQQDGTCRSFTFGDLDARSDRLAASLHARGLRPGDRIAFCLPNRLLVIDLWIASVKLGAIVVPINVLYRAREVGHIVGDAAPVAVITTPDHAGDVPDGTPVWDADALERDADAAAATPPRVRSTAGTPVALVYTSGTTGTAKGAILTHGNFAANALTLVTTWGITAGDRYLAALPLFHVHGLGNGVQCWLASGCHMRLVERFEYAKALDWFDDYRPTLFFGVPTMYVRLLDAPPDRARAIGERMRLFVSGSAPLPAHVLTAFAERFGHVILERYGMTETMMNVSNPLIGDRRAGTVGLPLPLIDVEIRSEDGIVVADGEAGELWVRGPNICPGYWRRPDATAAAFVDGWFRTGDIGVRDKDGYITLQGRRSDLIISGGFNVYPREIEDLLTTYEGIREAAVVGVPDDTRGELPVAYIVCDEGVDLAALDARVRGELASFKVPRRFIRVDALPRTALGKVQRHILIAMQS; encoded by the coding sequence GTGTCATTGCTCGATCTCTACGACCTTTCGCTGCGCGGCCGGGCGGCGACGCCCGCGCTCGACGTCATACAGCAGGACGGCACGTGCCGGAGTTTCACCTTCGGCGATCTGGACGCCCGCAGCGACCGCCTCGCCGCCAGTCTGCACGCGCGAGGACTGCGCCCAGGCGACAGGATTGCGTTCTGCCTGCCCAATCGTCTCCTCGTCATCGATCTCTGGATCGCGTCAGTGAAGCTCGGCGCCATCGTCGTGCCGATCAACGTGCTCTATCGAGCGCGCGAGGTCGGACACATCGTCGGCGACGCCGCTCCTGTCGCCGTGATCACGACGCCCGATCACGCAGGGGACGTACCGGACGGTACGCCCGTGTGGGATGCCGACGCGCTGGAGCGTGACGCCGACGCCGCAGCCGCGACGCCGCCACGCGTGCGCAGCACGGCGGGCACGCCCGTGGCACTCGTCTACACGTCAGGCACGACGGGGACGGCCAAGGGCGCGATCCTCACGCACGGCAACTTCGCCGCCAACGCGCTCACGCTCGTCACCACGTGGGGGATCACCGCGGGCGACCGATACCTCGCCGCGCTCCCGTTGTTCCACGTACACGGGCTCGGCAACGGCGTGCAGTGCTGGCTCGCAAGCGGATGCCACATGCGGCTCGTCGAGCGCTTCGAGTACGCCAAGGCACTCGACTGGTTCGACGACTACCGGCCCACGCTGTTCTTCGGTGTGCCAACGATGTACGTCCGCCTGCTCGATGCCCCGCCGGATCGCGCGCGGGCGATCGGTGAACGCATGCGTCTCTTCGTCTCGGGATCGGCACCGCTCCCGGCACATGTGCTGACGGCATTCGCGGAACGCTTCGGTCACGTGATCCTCGAGCGCTACGGCATGACCGAGACGATGATGAACGTCAGCAACCCGCTGATCGGCGATAGGCGCGCGGGAACGGTCGGCCTGCCGCTGCCTCTCATCGACGTCGAGATCCGGTCGGAAGACGGCATCGTCGTCGCCGATGGCGAGGCGGGCGAACTGTGGGTGCGCGGGCCGAACATCTGTCCCGGATACTGGCGCCGCCCCGACGCCACGGCGGCCGCGTTCGTCGACGGCTGGTTCCGCACCGGCGACATCGGCGTGCGTGACAAGGATGGGTACATCACGCTCCAGGGGCGACGCAGCGACCTCATCATCAGCGGCGGGTTCAACGTGTACCCGCGCGAGATCGAGGATCTCCTGACCACCTACGAAGGCATACGCGAGGCGGCGGTCGTCGGCGTGCCCGACGACACTCGTGGCGAACTTCCCGTGGCCTACATCGTCTGCGACGAGGGCGTCGACCTCGCGGCACTCGACGCGCGCGTGCGCGGCGAACTCGCGTCGTTCAAGGTCCCGCGCCGCTTCATCCGCGTCGACGCGCTGCCCAGGACCGCGCTCGGCAAGGTGCAGCGCCACATCCTCATCGCGATGCAGTCATGA
- a CDS encoding substrate-binding domain-containing protein gives MIAKTRDMRGSSTLARGLAVLRHVEGMARPASATEIATAVGMHRVSTLRLLHTLESQGFLRRDGARRYRPVERQRTARIGYCAPLAGTAFRRAIVESLQRSAADAGLDLTTLDNPDDDAETARHNAELLIDLGARVVIVFQPQQRVAHALADVLHRAAVPFISVDSPIPGGFYFGANNFEAGKLAGRALGDFARRTWQGRCHRLVLLETHLASHDVEARLSGALAGVREVLRGFPEERVLHLDGEGQHDKSLQSLRATLEGYRPGTKTLVSCVNEPAALGAIDAVRALAREADVAIVGQNATADVHRELADPASPLVASVAYFPERYGGRLLDLCQRVLRREAVPPAVLVEHVVLTRENWREYYPPA, from the coding sequence ATGATTGCGAAAACGCGCGACATGCGAGGGTCGAGCACGCTGGCCAGGGGGCTCGCCGTGCTGCGTCACGTGGAAGGGATGGCGCGCCCGGCCTCGGCGACCGAGATCGCAACTGCCGTCGGCATGCATCGCGTCAGCACTCTCCGCCTCCTGCACACGCTGGAGAGCCAAGGCTTCCTGCGTCGCGATGGCGCACGACGCTACAGGCCCGTCGAGCGCCAGCGGACCGCGCGCATCGGCTATTGCGCACCACTCGCGGGCACCGCCTTCCGTCGCGCGATTGTCGAGAGTCTCCAGCGATCGGCTGCCGATGCGGGTCTCGATCTCACGACGCTCGACAACCCGGACGACGATGCGGAGACGGCGCGACACAACGCGGAACTGCTCATCGATCTTGGCGCGCGAGTCGTCATCGTGTTCCAGCCACAGCAGCGCGTGGCACACGCCCTGGCCGACGTGCTCCATCGTGCTGCCGTGCCGTTCATCTCCGTCGACTCACCCATCCCCGGTGGGTTCTACTTCGGTGCCAACAACTTCGAGGCCGGAAAGCTGGCGGGCCGTGCGCTCGGCGATTTCGCGCGGCGCACCTGGCAGGGGCGTTGTCACAGGCTCGTGCTGCTCGAAACGCATCTCGCGAGTCATGACGTCGAAGCCCGACTCAGTGGCGCGCTGGCCGGCGTGCGGGAGGTGCTGCGCGGATTCCCGGAAGAGCGTGTGCTCCACCTGGACGGCGAGGGCCAGCACGACAAGAGCCTCCAGTCGCTGCGCGCCACGCTGGAGGGATATCGGCCCGGGACGAAGACGCTCGTGTCATGTGTCAACGAGCCCGCGGCCCTGGGTGCCATCGACGCCGTGCGCGCGCTCGCGCGCGAGGCCGATGTGGCCATCGTGGGACAGAACGCGACGGCAGACGTCCATCGCGAACTGGCAGATCCTGCCAGCCCGCTGGTCGCCTCCGTGGCGTACTTCCCCGAGCGCTACGGCGGAAGACTTCTCGATCTCTGTCAACGAGTGCTCCGACGGGAGGCGGTGCCGCCCGCCGTGCTCGTCGAGCACGTCGTGCTCACGCGCGAGAACTGGCGCGAGTACTATCCGCCCGCCTGA
- a CDS encoding amidohydrolase/deacetylase family metallohydrolase — protein MLRATLLVLVFAPALLAQTSYDLLLKGGHVIDPKNGINALMDVAVKDGRIARVAANIPAADATRVADVTGLTVTPGLIDIHVHVYQRPDNRAMARDSNVQADAHTFRSGVTTIVDAGSSGWRDLPEFRRRVVEKSRTRVLAFVNISGSGMGLDKEDDLGELDVEATVRAVKEHRDIVVGIKSAHFGGPGWESIDAAARASRAVEMPVMVDFGYMNDVRNLTGLLADKLQRGDIYTHCYSGHREELLQDGNINPAMFTGRKRGIFFDVGFGAGSFYWYVAAPALQQGFPPDSISTDLHTGSMNAGMKTMNNSMSSVLNLGASLADVIAMSTWNPARQIKRPELGHLDVGAGADIAVLRVDEGRFGFVDSAGAVYPGRQRIVTELTIRDGRVVWDLNGRTSTSWKEFPYDRKKWTK, from the coding sequence ATGCTTCGAGCCACTCTACTCGTGCTTGTGTTCGCACCGGCGCTCCTGGCCCAGACCAGCTACGACCTGCTGCTGAAAGGCGGCCACGTCATCGATCCGAAGAATGGCATCAATGCTCTGATGGACGTGGCGGTGAAGGACGGGAGGATCGCCCGCGTGGCGGCGAACATCCCGGCCGCCGACGCCACCAGGGTGGCGGATGTGACAGGGCTGACGGTGACGCCTGGACTGATCGACATCCACGTACACGTCTATCAACGGCCCGACAACAGGGCCATGGCACGGGACAGCAACGTGCAGGCCGACGCGCACACGTTCCGCAGCGGGGTGACGACGATTGTGGACGCGGGCTCATCCGGATGGCGGGACCTGCCGGAGTTCCGCAGGCGCGTCGTGGAGAAGTCACGGACGCGGGTGCTGGCGTTCGTGAACATCTCCGGCTCCGGCATGGGACTCGACAAGGAGGATGACCTCGGCGAACTGGATGTCGAAGCGACAGTGCGCGCCGTGAAGGAACACCGTGACATCGTCGTGGGCATCAAATCGGCGCATTTCGGCGGCCCCGGCTGGGAGTCGATCGACGCGGCCGCCAGGGCGAGCCGGGCCGTCGAGATGCCGGTGATGGTGGACTTCGGCTATATGAACGACGTCCGCAACCTGACCGGTCTTCTTGCTGACAAGTTGCAGCGAGGCGATATCTACACGCACTGTTATTCCGGGCATCGTGAGGAGCTGCTTCAGGACGGCAACATCAATCCGGCGATGTTCACCGGCAGGAAGCGAGGCATCTTCTTCGACGTCGGGTTCGGCGCAGGCAGCTTCTATTGGTATGTCGCGGCTCCGGCGCTGCAGCAGGGCTTCCCACCGGACTCGATCTCCACCGATCTTCATACGGGCAGCATGAACGCCGGCATGAAGACGATGAACAACTCGATGTCTTCCGTGCTGAACCTTGGCGCCTCCCTCGCGGACGTGATCGCCATGTCCACCTGGAATCCGGCGAGACAGATCAAACGTCCCGAACTGGGCCACCTCGATGTCGGCGCCGGAGCCGACATCGCCGTGCTCCGTGTAGACGAAGGGCGGTTCGGATTCGTCGACTCCGCCGGTGCGGTGTATCCGGGCCGTCAGCGGATTGTCACCGAGCTCACGATCCGGGACGGGCGCGTGGTCTGGGATCTCAACGGCAGGACCAGCACGAGCTGGAAGGAGTTCCCGTACGACAGGAAGAAGTGGACGAAGTAG
- a CDS encoding response regulator produces MSAKVKPTVLVADNNLHTRMTTTRVLMRDFDMEVSEVTNGMDAIERLSTRAFSFLVLDLDLPMIDGLRVLEILRQGPDDAAMPTVIIAESPDESTVRRLIELGVGDLILRPVDPRVLSQRLATFIQRHRHALGRDEYKDGGKLAKPGATRVLIADGDANFREFVVSTLREKVTTTEAETGVAALKACLESPPDVALIGHDLGLLKSDLLVAELRRVPALRGTRVVAIAPQNHLESVVKSAAYDGVLVRTYIPKLFGDQFDRLLQRADGLNRALALYPALQARLTSAVEQVFGMMLGVDVTPLDASPGKERDGDAISCLVEIEELSEQLVLQFQLTMPLEHARFAAARMLGTSDAVITPTEPDAAVSEIANIITGRLRTALNERGISVRCGLPTIRHHAVRGWAPPADGDAIVVFFEAHAHDLCICTTLSGSNAAGDSSPDTPA; encoded by the coding sequence ATGTCCGCCAAAGTCAAGCCAACGGTTCTCGTCGCCGACAACAATCTCCATACCCGCATGACCACGACGCGGGTGCTCATGCGCGACTTCGACATGGAGGTGAGCGAAGTCACCAACGGGATGGACGCCATCGAGCGTCTCAGCACGCGGGCGTTCTCGTTCCTCGTGCTCGACCTCGATCTCCCGATGATCGACGGCCTCCGCGTGCTCGAGATCCTGCGCCAGGGGCCCGACGATGCGGCGATGCCGACAGTGATCATCGCCGAATCCCCTGACGAGAGCACGGTGCGCCGCCTCATCGAGCTCGGCGTCGGGGACCTGATCCTGCGCCCGGTCGACCCGCGCGTGCTGAGCCAGCGGCTCGCCACGTTCATCCAGCGGCATCGACATGCGCTCGGGCGCGACGAGTACAAGGATGGTGGCAAGCTTGCCAAGCCCGGCGCCACGCGCGTGCTCATCGCCGACGGCGACGCGAACTTCCGCGAGTTCGTCGTGTCGACGCTTCGAGAGAAGGTGACGACCACGGAAGCCGAGACGGGCGTGGCCGCACTCAAGGCCTGTCTCGAGTCGCCACCGGATGTCGCCCTCATCGGACACGATCTCGGCCTTCTCAAGAGCGACCTGCTCGTGGCGGAGCTCCGACGCGTGCCCGCATTGCGGGGCACGCGCGTCGTGGCCATCGCTCCGCAGAATCATCTCGAGAGCGTGGTGAAGTCGGCCGCCTACGACGGCGTGCTCGTGCGGACGTACATTCCGAAGCTGTTCGGCGATCAGTTCGATCGCCTGCTCCAGCGGGCGGACGGCCTGAATCGCGCCCTGGCCCTGTATCCCGCGCTGCAGGCGCGGTTGACGAGCGCCGTCGAGCAGGTCTTCGGCATGATGCTCGGCGTCGACGTCACGCCGCTCGACGCGTCGCCGGGCAAGGAACGCGACGGAGACGCGATCTCGTGCCTGGTCGAGATCGAGGAGCTCAGCGAGCAGCTGGTCCTGCAGTTCCAGCTCACCATGCCGTTGGAACACGCGCGATTTGCGGCTGCCAGGATGCTCGGGACCTCGGACGCCGTGATCACGCCCACCGAACCAGACGCAGCTGTCAGCGAGATCGCCAATATCATCACGGGCCGCCTGCGGACGGCGTTGAACGAGCGCGGCATCAGCGTCCGCTGCGGATTGCCGACGATCCGTCATCACGCCGTGCGCGGCTGGGCGCCACCCGCCGACGGCGACGCCATCGTCGTCTTCTTCGAGGCGCACGCGCACGACCTCTGTATCTGCACGACCCTGTCCGGCAGCAACGCCGCCGGCGACAGCTCGCCCGACACGCCCGCCTGA
- a CDS encoding RidA family protein, translating to MNADALAAMLAGALSVTSAAVLVAQAQVPIRVISPPGTTVAGPYSPGVFAGGFLYVSGQGGRDADGRLPDTIEGQVRQALQHVKAIVEAGGLTMAHVVYSQVYLTDMADHDVMDRVWREFFPTAPPARAVLGVYSLPAGIAVEINAVAYRDLEGRRPIVPPGYPPSCSWSPGVMAGTRLFLSGSPGADVATGRVPPDPDDQVQLALDNMRQILVAAGLDFRHVVFVNPYMTSAASRRMNPIYAKHFEFGNTPARATINVTSLPGGNTIQFTGVAIADLSRRRAFRPKNMAPSPTASPCVLADDTYYCSAKGPFTPGPARLQGIWVGSVDAQIRQTMRNLLDGLEEAGLALPNVVATNVYLDDMDDYARMNRVYAQYFPDNPPTRTTIAQVAPTDRTSSSGDTYPGLEQISLIGVK from the coding sequence ATGAACGCTGACGCCCTCGCCGCCATGCTGGCCGGTGCGCTGTCGGTCACGAGCGCGGCCGTGCTCGTCGCGCAGGCTCAGGTGCCGATACGAGTCATCTCGCCGCCGGGCACAACGGTTGCCGGGCCGTACAGTCCCGGCGTGTTCGCGGGTGGCTTCCTGTACGTGTCGGGGCAGGGTGGACGCGATGCGGACGGCCGGCTGCCGGACACCATCGAAGGCCAGGTGCGCCAGGCGCTGCAGCACGTGAAGGCCATCGTGGAGGCCGGCGGGCTCACGATGGCGCATGTGGTGTACAGCCAGGTCTATCTGACAGACATGGCCGACCACGACGTGATGGACCGCGTGTGGCGCGAGTTCTTCCCCACGGCGCCGCCGGCGCGCGCGGTTCTCGGCGTGTACAGCCTGCCGGCCGGCATCGCCGTCGAGATCAACGCCGTCGCGTATCGGGACCTCGAAGGCAGGCGACCGATCGTCCCACCCGGATACCCGCCGTCGTGCTCGTGGTCGCCGGGCGTGATGGCCGGCACCCGGTTGTTCCTGTCGGGATCGCCTGGCGCCGACGTGGCGACGGGGCGCGTGCCGCCGGACCCCGACGACCAGGTGCAGCTCGCGCTCGACAACATGCGGCAGATCCTGGTCGCCGCCGGACTCGACTTCCGTCACGTCGTGTTCGTGAACCCTTACATGACGAGCGCCGCCTCGCGCCGGATGAATCCCATCTACGCGAAGCACTTCGAGTTCGGCAACACGCCGGCGCGCGCGACCATCAACGTGACGAGCCTGCCAGGCGGCAACACGATCCAGTTCACGGGCGTGGCGATCGCCGACCTCTCGCGCCGCCGCGCGTTCAGGCCGAAGAACATGGCACCCAGTCCGACGGCGAGTCCGTGCGTGCTGGCCGACGACACCTACTATTGTTCGGCCAAGGGCCCGTTCACGCCTGGCCCCGCCAGACTTCAGGGCATCTGGGTGGGCAGCGTCGATGCGCAGATCCGCCAGACGATGAGGAACCTGCTCGACGGGCTTGAAGAGGCAGGGCTGGCGCTCCCGAACGTCGTCGCGACGAACGTGTATCTGGACGACATGGACGACTACGCGCGCATGAATCGCGTCTATGCCCAGTACTTCCCGGACAATCCGCCGACGCGGACGACCATCGCGCAGGTGGCCCCGACCGACCGCACGTCCAGTAGCGGCGACACGTATCCAGGCCTCGAGCAGATTTCGCTGATTGGGGTGAAATGA